Below is a genomic region from Equus caballus isolate H_3958 breed thoroughbred chromosome X, TB-T2T, whole genome shotgun sequence.
gaaaatgtttgcaaatcacatgTCTGACCAAGAACtagtatccagaatgtataaagaactcttaaaactcagcggtaagaaaacaaacaacccaattgaaaaatggaccaaagatttgaacagacactttaccaaagaggatatacagaagGCAGATAAGTTCATGAAAAGCCATTAAGCATCACTaggtattagggaaatgcaaattaaagtcatGATGAGGTACCATACTACACATGTATGAGAATGGCTTGGCCATCTTCAGTACAAATAGGAGCTACCTTACATGAATTTCCTCCTTGATAATCCACTCCAAGACTCCTCACAAGATGTTGGGAGCACCTCCTGGTGTCAAGCCTATAATATCTATGCGAGCGTCATATATGCATCCACACAAATGGTTGTTCTTCATTCTTACCTCAGATACCCTTGCTTTCTGTCACAGAATTCCTCATTACATGATCTTTAGCTCTTCCATGTTTGGCATCTGTTTCTCCTCTCTTTAAATCCCATTTCTGTCACCGTGAGTGACACTGATGACATTCAAACAGGCTGGGTCTGGCAGGCTTGCCTTTAAAGGACACTTAGGGTCTCCTGAGGTGCCACACCTGCAATTCAAATAGATTCCACCAGAGAGGTGGTGTTTATGGAGGTATGGTTCTTGGTTAGAGTACCCCTAGGACAGGTGGATAACTGAAAGAGATCAGACGTGAGGCACACAATCAATCCATCCATGCTCTTAAAATAACGTCACGTTGAAATAACATAAATGCTGACTAAGCACTAATCATCTAAGtttactattattaaaaagagaaaacatttatgTATCTTTCAATCAATCTACAGATATTTGTTAAACACCTACTTTGTGCACAGCACTATTCTAAATACTGGGGATACAAATGAAATGTATTTGAAGcaagatataaaagaaatgatacacagactatttttaattaataatgaCTTTTATTTAACTTTACCTGAGTTTTCTTCTGAAGCTTACTCAGCAAATTTAATCTTTTATGAGGGTCAGAAGTAGCAGGACTTTTATCCATGGCAGGCTTCCCATAGCATTCCTCCCACCACTACTTCTTATTTAATTAGCATGCTTACAACATGCTTATTCAGCCTATCGCTAAGGTTTCTTCTACTCCATAGcgtgactttttaaagaaatgcacaTTCCGTCTTCTTcctgttattttcatttgtgtccaaAATGCGAGAGACAAACTTGTTGGTAGGTAACTCTTGAGTTTCTTCCCCTCCTCTGAAACTTTTGTCTACCATGATGTGGTTACCTGGTCAAAGAAGTCATCCCCTTAGCTGGGTCTTTTTTTATTGACAATATGTGTACTTAGCCCTTCTTTCTCATGAATGCAGATTTAAAAATGGAATTCGATTCCCACAGCTCTAAGATGTATCATGTTTGCATTTCACCGCTTGCTGTGGCCCTTTGCTAACAgagatcatttttttcccttctgaacTTTTGAGACATTTTGATTGGGACAAAATCCAACATAGTAAAGCAGTTTCTAATATGTGCTTTCCTCTCAGCATCAAACATCCTGCACACTGCAGGCAGCCCCTCTCTGCTGGAATGTGCTGACTTAGCAGTTCCACAAAGGAAGGAGGGTCAAGCTTTTACAAAGGACCTCCTGAGGTCCCAGAATGGGGATGTCAGCCACTGGCCCAAGGAGCTGTTCTTTTccacttgccaagcagtgccgtccTTTGACCCTGGCTGGGGGCCTGCTCTGAGAACGTTATGGTTCTGCTGTTTCCTCAGTTAAGATCTCAGCCATCAAAGGGACCCAGATCCAGGGACTCAGAGATCAGCCTGGACCACAGCAGAGCTACTAAgtgaggggttgggggagagagagagaagggtctCTCACCAGCATTGACTCTTCCTTTAGTATAGAGCAGAGATGGGGGTTACGAGAGGTCTATTAAACTTGAAGGGAACTGAAGGGCATGAACCCTTTGTGTCCCCTCAGGAGCTATTCCTATTCTCCTTATACCCTACTTTCTGGTGTTCACTAAGTTCTGGACCTTGTCTGTGCTCGCCTTAGCCTGGCTTGCCTATGATTGGAACACCCACAGTCAAGGTAAGAGACAGGGGGAGAGTGGTGGTCCATGTCTGTGCCAAGGATGGAACCacagggagagggaggtggagggaaagagtgggagagacagaggaagaaggggtggggagaggaaagaaggggaaagagaaaggaaaggggggaggtggagagagggagaatagtAAAGGGGGGtagagggaaggggaaggagagaggagagcaaaGCTCAATAGGGAACAGAGGTCTCTGCCAGGCTGCCCAGGAAGAATGAAGAGGTTGAGATTTCTCGGCAGGTGCCTCCAGCTTCACACTGTTTCTCTTTCACCTTTCTGGCTGGCTCCAGAGGAGCAGGGGCTTCCTATGTCTTCTTGGGAGTTGGATTCAGGGACAGTGTCTACAGCTCTGTGCCCCCAAAATATAGAAGTGTGAGAAGGAGGCTCCTCCTGCGACCTGAGGACTGTAGGAAGAACCCTCTACGTCTGGGAGAGGTAGAGGGATTGGCAATAGCTTGcctgctcttctcttcccttctgtaCCCACAGGTGGTAGGCGTTCAGCTTGGGTAAGAAACTGGACCCTCTGGAAGTATTTCGGAAATTATTTCCCAATAAAGGTGACTACTCTTCCTCTGGGTACCCTTGGTCCCTGTTATTCAGACTCTCCCTCTCCACTCAGCTCCATGTTTTCAAAGGCTTTGGTGGCCAGCAGTGAAGGTAAAGGCCCAGAGGCATAATGCAGAGTAGGGGCCCAAGATGGATGAGCATGTGGGAAGATGGATAGATAGCAGCCTTTCCTCATGGTGGCACATCCAGGTCTGAGCATCATAACCCCTGGCAATCCTATGACAATGATGACATCCCAATGAACAGGGATTTAGGCTCCCCATGGGAAACACAGTCTACTTGCTGGGATCTTAGTCCACATgtcatctccttccttcttcctatcCACTGCTCTGACTCAGTCTCCCTCTAACAGCTGGTGAAGACTCAGGACCTCTCTCCCAAACACAACTATATCATTGCCAGCCACCCCCATGGCATTGTTTCTTATGGTGTCTTCATCAACTTTGCTACTGAGGCCACTGGCTTTGCTCGGATTTTCCCAGGCATCACTCCTTCTGTAGGGACCTTGGAAGGGATCTTCTGGATCCCAATTGTGCGAGAATATGTGATGTCAATGGGTGAGTATAAGAAATCATTCCATTCTCTGACTTACCTCAGGGCTCCAACCGCAATAAGCCCTGACAGTCGGTCCAATTCTCACTATCTGCTCGAAGAGGACTTAGTAGAAAATGAGTCCAGAGCACATTGGTCCAGTAACAGGAGTATGTGGCCAACTGTCAGGTTCCATCCAAGATCTGGAAGGCAGGGTTTGTTTGGTTAGGCAGCAGGATAAGTTATGTGCATTCATAAGCGTTGCCAGGAATCCtttcagaggaggaagcagaaggttGCAGTTCAGAATCAAAGCCAAAGTGGAAAGCAGAAGGCAAAAGCCAAATAGCAAACCCAAATGTGCAGAAAATCAGGCATGAATGGAACAGCTCAGGCGAACTTTGCCACTCTTTCTGGGATGTCAGTTGGCTTCTTTGGGCCATTTATATAGCAGTTCTCATCCTGGGGCAtcttaaagacattttaaagtcTCTCATACTAGTTGGTACCCTCCTGGCCCATGACCTTTATCTCCTGGGAGCCCCTTCAAACTTGCATAAGAGATCAAGGGATAAAGGATAAGCATCCATCAGAATCCAGGACAACTTCCCCACGCCAGGCTTCAAGGCAGGGTACTGTGACAAGTGTCCTTCTCTCTGGATAAATATCCATCCTTCCGGACACCAGAAAACAACTGAAGCCAAACATTAAAAGGTAAGATACATTCATCTGGAGGGGCCAGGTGGGACCACTAGAGTCCCAGAGGACAGTTCTGCTCCCCTCTGAGGTTGGCATGAACCTGGAGCAGCAGTCTCCCTCAATGACCGAGGCCTAGAAGCAATTTCTGCCATCCCAGGAGAGAACAGAAGGTAAGCACAGGGCAAAGATGGGAAGCAGAATTGAGGAAAGACTGTGCCTGTTGTTGAGCGACAGGGTGTCATCCTCAATCCATGGTTCATCCCCATTTCAGTTTGGCTCGGGTATGTTCCTGGGCCTGCCTGCTCTCCAGAAACCCCGGCCAACGGCTCCCCTTTGGCAGGTTGCTCTAGGGAGGAAGCAGGTTGGTGGTGGCTAGTCCTGGTCACCCCTGGGGGAGAGAACTCTGGAGAGTCTCCTGTGCTGTCAGCCTGGGAAGAGTGGAAGACAGCTGTGGTTCATGGGtagagagggaagggatgggCTTAAATACTATCGAGCTAAGAAGTAGGCAGAGAAACTCAATGTAGCCCCAACTGTAGCAGCACAGACCCCAAGGCAAGCAGCTGACCCTAAGGATCAACCTCAGGCTGAGGCTAACCCAGGATGTGGAGGTCAAAGACAGAACGGTGGAAACAAAAATAGTCAGGAAACAGAAGAACTGTGTCCAGAAAGGACGAGCCCGAAAGAACCCCTTACTCCATCCTCAGGTACTAAGTTTGTTATGCCACTTGACTCTCTTGTTTCACAGGTGTGTGCCCAGTGAGTGAGTCAGCCTTGAAGTATTTGCTGACCCAGAAAGGCTCAGGCAACGCCGTGGTTGTTGTGGTGGGTGGAGCTGCTGAAGCCCTCTTGTGCCAGCCAGGAGTCTCCACCCTTGTCCTTAAACAGCGTAAAGGTTTTGTGAAGTTGGCGCTGACGACAGGGTGGGTTCCTAGTTCCTGGTGCCCTATTGTCAGGGTGCCATAGGTCCTATGTAGCACCTCTCCAGAATGGTGCCCTCCCTTGGAAACCTGTTAGGGGGGCTCCCTCTTCATTCTGACTGCTTCTCTCTACTCCCTCACACTGTGCCTTAAGGGTGTTTAGACCTCCagacacatttctttcttttttttttggaaaattggccctgagccaacgtctgttgcgaatcttcctctttttttctcacgaaagccccctagtacacagttgtatatcctagttgtaggttcttctagctgctctatgtgggacaccacctcagcatggcttgatgagcagtgctaggtccgtgctcaggatccgaaccggtgaaccctgggccaccaaagtggagcatgtgagcttcaccactcagccatggggctggcccctccagacACATTTCGATGTGCACTTTTTCTTACTTGAAATTGAAGAAAGAACAGTAGAAGAAGACCTTTACGTTCTACACATTACCTAGTAGGCTGGGAGTCTGGGGAAGTAGGGGACTTCACTTTATATCAACCCATTAACTGAGATGCCCAGAGAACCTACCCAGGGCAAGGAAGGCACTGGGCTTGATGCTGTGAGGAttgtaaaaatgaataagacacgGTTACTGCCCCCAAAGAGCATACAATCTGGTTTGAGAAATAGAATGCATTCATTCAGCAgttactgaacacctactgtgtatCAGGCATAGTACTAGGCATtgaggatacaaaaataaataagaccagGTCCTTGCCTTTAAAGAACTCATAGTTCAGGGGCccgccccacggccgagtggtgaagttcgtgcgctcctcttcggcggcccggggcttcacaagttcagatcctggacgcagacccagcactgctcatcaggccatgctgaggcggcatcccacatagcagaaccagaaggacctacaattacaatatacagctatgtactggggggctttggggagaagaagaaaaaaaagaaaaagaggactggcaacagatgttagctcaagtgccaatctttaaaaaaaaaagaactcatagTTCAATGAGGAAGACAGACATGAGTCTATTCTCAACTGTAGCCAGGATGATCCTGTTAAACGTGAGTCAGGTCTTGTCACTACTCCAAATGCTCTAATGGCTCCCATTTCACTCCAAGCGAAAGCCAAAGTCTGTACAAGAGCCTGCAAGACCCTTAATAATCTGGTCCTTCGCCACCTCTCGGACCTCATCACCCACTGCTCTCCCCCTTGCTCACCCCATTAGAGCTACACTGGCCCGCTTGCTGTCCTTCAAACATGCCACACACTCCTGCCCTAGGGCCTTTGCTCtacctgtcccctctgcctgaaacactaTTCCTCCAAATAACTGCTTGGCTcattcctccacctcctccaggtcTTTGCTCAGATGTCTCTTCTCAACAAAGTCTGTCCAGATCATCCTGCTCTATTTTTTCCCATTGCATTTATCACCTTCTTACATATcatcaattttatttgtttgtgtatctggctttttgtttgttattattgtttattgtctgtcttccttcaATAAaaggtaagctccatgaggacagagattttttttaatccatttgttcATTGATATATTCCCAGGGCTTAAAACAGTACTGGCACATagaaagaactcaataaatatttgttgaatgaatgacatgCTATAATAGAGATATGTACAAAATGCTATGAGAGCACCAATTGACAGAAAGACTTTCACCTAAAGTAGAGGTTTCATAGGTGGGTGACATCTGACTTGCAAATTGAAATATTAGTAGGAGTTGCCAGTCAgaccaaaagggagaaagaacTCAGGGGACCTACAACGTATCAGGCACTATGCCAGGTCTTAGAGATTCAAAGATGAATGACACAGTTCCCACCTTTGATCAGCTTGACAGACAACTAGGGAGTCAATCAGATAAGGAGATGACAGTAATACAGAGTTAGGATAGTGTTAGTGTAGGAAAAAGATAAGCACTAGATGAAGGGTGCCTAATCCACATTGTAGGGGAGGGAGTTGGAGGTGATCAAAGAAAGTTTCTTCAAGAGGATGAAATTGGAGTTGAGTATTGAAGGGCAAAATAGAATtagccacgtgaagacagagggaaGGCATTTTCAGGAGAGGGAGCAGAGTGTACAAAGACCTATAGACAAGAGAGAAGTTGGCACACTTAGTATGGCTAAGCAGATCGcaaggaaggggtggggagaggggaaactAGCCAGGTAGCCAGGGCTAGAGCTCAAAGGCCATCCTAAGCAGTGTGGCACAAAGTGAGGAACTCTGGAAGGATTTTAAAGAGAGGAGTGATGTGCCCAGGTATGCAGTTTAGGAAGATCACTCTTGATGTTGGGTGCAATGAAGGCAGTTAGATTGCCTAAGATTAGCTTCTTCAGGTCACAGGACAAGGTGCAGCAGCTTCCCTGCAAAGGGTTCACTTGGGAGGGTGGGGCATAGCAAAAATGAAACCCAAGGCTGGAGACGTTTGGGTGCTTGGGTTCTTGTCCTATAATGGAGAGATTGTAGAGGTTTCCCACCTTAGAGAGGGTTTCGCTGGGTGGAGCTGCCTGGGAGAACTcactcttccccttctctctttgCAGAGCATACCTTGTCCCTTCCTATTCCTTTGGAGAGAATGAGGTTTACAATCAAGAGACCTTCCCTGAGGGCACGTGGATAAGGTTCTTCCAAAAAACCTTCCAGGACACGTGTAAAAAAATCCTGGGACTAAATTTCTGTACTTTCCATGGCCGGGGCCTCACTCGAGGATCCTGGGGTTTCCTGCCTTTCAATCGGCCCATTACCACTGTTGGTGAGATTTCCAGTATCTCTGGACCACCCTGGTCCTTGATTCCCCATACCCAGGTCATCCATCAAGTCCCAGGGGACCTGACACACAGCTGGGATGGGCGATAGGAATTCCAGTGGGTGTGATTGAGGGCAGGGTGTGGAGGACAGCTAAACAGATAAGAGCTGTGGCCATTCACAGGTGGGACAGAGTTCAGCAGCTGCCATGAGAGCATCATTATTCACATACATTCCTTCAACACTCTCCTGAGCTTGCTTTCATTCTCTTGAGCGTGCATGAGATTAGGTATTTGGAGAATACGAGACTGGatggggctggagcagagggaaagaacaaaggaaggggaggggaccCAGATACTAAGTTTCAGTACATGGCTCCCTCTGAGGAATGGTTCATTTGAGTTGGGTAGCTCTAATGcttgtctcttctccttccccataGTTGGGGAGCCCCTGCCAATCCCCAGGATTAAGAAGCCAAACAAGAAGACAGTGGACAAGTACCACGCACTCTACATCAGTGCCCTGCGCAAGCTGTTTGAGCAGCACAAAGTTCACTATGGCCTCCCTGAGACCCAGGAACTGACAATCATATAACATGAGCTAGATTCCCCCATTACTAAACCCCCAAAGCACTGAGGGATCCAAATAGGGCCACATGGGTGGAAGAatttggggagaggagaagatCTCAGGGATGAGAGAGAAGGCCAACCAAGCCAAAAAGTACTTAACAAATCAGGTTTAGGGGAAGGAACCAGAGGGACGAGAAGATTGGGCAACAACTCAGTTCGGCAAGCAGAATCTTGTGAGTCCACAGATATTTTTTGCCTCCTGATCCCAGTCAACTCTCTGATCAGAGGAATGAGAAGCCAAAGAACACCGTGCCCCATCCTCCCAAGCCTTAGTGACACTCTCACTATTTAGGTTTAGGCTTGCAAGACTTCTTGCGAACAGGGATGGTTTATTTCCTTCTGGGCCCTTTCCTTACAATTTGGGCACCACCACACGATAAAGCAGGCACCCGAACTGTGGTTTTCTGATCCAAGCAGACAGGATTCCCTCAGTTGTAACACAGCTGTACACTGGCAAAAACTTTTGCACACAGTCATGCTGTTTCTTATGTAAAAATAAAGCTCCAgatgtataaaacaaaatatgactATTTCCTAACTACTCTGTGGTTCCCTACTGGGCTTCCCTCAAACTGGCCAGAAAGCTGGTCTGTGGAGagccattttcctcttcttcatccaCCCTTTATACTGCCCCTGACAGAAAAGGTGGAGGAGTGGAACCAGAACTGCCATACAGAGCAGGAGACAGGAGCAGTACCATGGGAAGTGGCACAGGTACCCACTGAGCAGCCCATCTCTCCTGATCTCACGTCACCACTATGGGTCAGAAGGAAGAGAGCCATGAGACTGTGCACCAGCTGTGAGTCTACACCTACCACGTACCAGGGACTATGCCATCGTTTTCACAACGTCTGTCTCTTAATGCTAATACCAGCTGGGTGAGATtgtcatcatttccattttacagtagCTAAAACTCatagaggttaaatgacttgtccgaAGCCACATGGCTTTGGATAGAACTagcattcaaacccaggtcttacTAATTCCAATCCAGAGCTCTTTCTAACACACCAACCACCACGCTTCCCATTCCTCATTTCCCAGAGACCTATTAACCAGCTTCATTTTCCTAAATGTGGTCCCATGGCCCCCCACTTAAATTAGTTCCTAAGTGTGGACAAAAATGACTTGGATTCTACTCAGAGTGGTCCCAGATTAGGCCTcagggaaaataatttattaattttgaaaaactgttcATATCAATTGAATGgattgaaagtccagaaacaaaTCCATACGTATCCGGTCAATTGATTTTTGCCAAGGGCGCCAAGACAATTCagtgggggaaagaatagtcttttcagtaaatgatgCAGGGACACTGGATATTCACATGGAAAAGGGCAAAATTGGAACCCCacctcataccatacacaaacattaactcaaaaatggatcaaagacctaaagtgagaactaaaactataaaactcttagcagAAAACTAGAGAAAAGTTTGCCagccttggatttggcaatggtttcttagatatgacaccaaaagcacaaaaaacaaacaaacaaaaatggataaTTCGGACTTCATTAAacacttttgtgcttcaaagaacactatcaagaaagtgaaaaatcaatCCACAGTATAGGagaaatttgcaaatcatgtatgcgataagagtctagtatccagaatatataaagaagactTACACCTccacaacaaaaagacaatccaactaaatatgggcaaaggatttgaatagacattcctccaaagaagatctacaaatgaaaaagtgctcaaaatcattagtcattagggaaatgcaaatcaaaaccacaatgagataccatttcacacccactaggatgactataacaaaaaaaaaaaaaaacagacaataacaagtattggtgaggatatggagaaactggaacccccaggtattgctgataggaatgtaaaatggtgcagccccttcagaaaacagcttggcagttcctcaaaaagttaaacatataacccagcaattctactcctacatatatatccaaagaattgaaaacacatGGTCACACAAAAATTCGTACATGGATGATTATAGCACAACTatttatacagtcatgcaccacataatgacgtttctgtcaacaatggactgcacatatgatggtggtcccataagattagtaccatatagcccaggtgtgtagtaggctataccgtctaggtttgtacactctctgatgttcgcacaacaaaatcatctaatgacacatttctcagaatgtagccccatcattaagtgatgcatgactgtaatagcaaaaaagtggaaacaacctaaaggtCCAGcgattgatggatggataaacaaaatgtggtatattaatgtggtatatgtaatggaatattattcagccataaaaaggaatgaagtactgacacatgctacaacatggatgaaccttgcaaatgttatgctatgtgaaagaagccagaaacacaggctatgtattgtatgattccatttctatgaaatgtccaaaatagggaAATATAGAgattcagagacagagagagatagaaagtagattagtggttgtcagggactggaggaagagggaaaagaggaatgagtgttaatgggtatggggtttctttttggggtgataaagaTGTGGAATTAGatagcggtgatggttgcacaaccttgtgaatataatGAAACCCACTAAATTgtccactttaaaatggtgaactttatggtatatgaattatatctcaatgaaaacGTAATGTTTGAGAAAAATTTTAGTGTAAGGAAAAAAGTATGAACTatatcaaagcaaaaaaaaaaatcacaataaatgcttttgcaaatatttttaaaatattttgaaatgattgtagattcacaggaagttgcaaaagtAGCGTCTGTTGGACACTTTAGCTAGCTTCCTacaatggtaacatcttacataaGTGTAGTATAATACCAAAACAGGAAATCGACACTGGTACAATACTGTTAAGTAGACTATAGACCTTAACTcagtttttgccatttttatacGCATTTTATACtcatttgtgtgtgagtgtgtatgtgtacgtACATGTATGTCTATGCAATTTGATCCCATATATAGATTTGTGTAACTCCTATGACAATCATGATATAGAACTGTTTCATCAACACAGAAAAACTCCCTTGTACTACACCTGT
It encodes:
- the DGAT2L6 gene encoding diacylglycerol O-acyltransferase 2-like protein 6, coding for MAFLSRLDLQETLRTLSVLQWIPVYVFLGAIPILLIPYFLVFTKFWTLSVLALAWLAYDWNTHSQGGRRSAWVRNWTLWKYFGNYFPIKLVKTQDLSPKHNYIIASHPHGIVSYGVFINFATEATGFARIFPGITPSVGTLEGIFWIPIVREYVMSMGVCPVSESALKYLLTQKGSGNAVVVVVGGAAEALLCQPGVSTLVLKQRKGFVKLALTTGAYLVPSYSFGENEVYNQETFPEGTWIRFFQKTFQDTCKKILGLNFCTFHGRGLTRGSWGFLPFNRPITTVVGEPLPIPRIKKPNKKTVDKYHALYISALRKLFEQHKVHYGLPETQELTII